One Pecten maximus chromosome 16, xPecMax1.1, whole genome shotgun sequence DNA window includes the following coding sequences:
- the LOC117314674 gene encoding isatin hydrolase-like isoform X1 codes for MEFLIAFGLFLQGCYSLKMVDLSYELDSGTITWPSNPRFNMSIMHRGFWTTHLWLENNRIDLAEHTGTHIDAPNHLANEAGNWNNHQIPIERLGGPGVIINVKSKAEANSDYRVTVDDLKAWEARNGRIPYGAVVLMNSGWQKYYPDYNAVFKTNNISDSNTYHFPSWHEDAVDWLISNRVVYCVGVDTPSTDYGQSQTFPVHVLLSKENIIGIESAAYLDKLPESGSTIFVPVLKIRNGSGGPARMFALLPDMDVAEANKAVINVLSPMLQLALLLLLGVLHF; via the exons ATGGAGTTCCTCATAGCATTTGGACTGTTTTTACAAGGATGTTATAGTCTGAAAATGGTGGATCTTAGTTACGAACTTGACTCCGGTACAATAACTTGGCCTTCCAATCCCCGATTCAATATGTCAATCATGCATCGCGGATTTTGGACCACCCATTTATG GTTGGAGAACAACCGAATCGATTTAGCGGAACATACAGGAACACACATAGACGCCCCTAACCATCTTGCAAACGAAGCTGGGAACTGGAATAATCATCAAATCCCTATCGAACGCCTTGGTGGCCCAGGAGTGATTATCAACGTGAAATCCAAGGCCGAGGCAAACAGTGATTATCGAGTCACTGTTGATGATCTGAAGGCATGGGAGGCACGTAACGGGAGAATACCTTACGGAGCTGTTGTCCTTATGAACTCTGGTTGGCAGAAATACTATCCTGATTATAATGcagttttcaaaacaaacaatatctcTGATTCAAACACCTACCATTTTCCAAGCTGGCACGAGGATGCAGTTGATTGGCTGATATCAAATCGCGTGGTGTATTGCGTAGGTGTTGACACGCCCTCGACTGATTATGGCCAATCACAAACCTTCCCTGTTCATGTACTTCTTAGCAAGGAAAACATCATCGGTATCGAGAGCGCAGCCTACCTTGACAAATTGCCAGAGAGCGGGTCGACAATTTTCGTTCCAGTGTTGAAAATCAGAAATGGAAGCGGAGGTCCTGCCCGGATGTTTGCGCTTTTGCCTGATATGGATGTCGCCGAAGCTAACAAGGCTGTGATTAATGTCCTGTCACCGATGCTCCAGCTTGCCTTATTGCTTTTGCTCGGAGTACTTCATTTCTGA